TGGAGTAAACCTCTTCTCGTTTATACCTGCCCAGAAAAAAATAGCGTAAAATAGCCGCGTCCATGCCGTAGAGATAGAGGATGGTCATAAAGGCCGTAAAGGTGTAAACCAGCGTCAGATCGCCATATTCGCTGCGCGAAGCCAGATAGGTCGGATCGGTGTAAATGGGCAGCATGACAAAACCAAGCGCCCGTTGCACAAAGGTGCTAACGGTGTAAACCGAAGAATGGCGAGCCAGGTTTTTGATGTGATTTAGCATTTTAAGGGATCACTGTTTTAAATGTTCTTTTAGCGCTTCCACCCCCAGCAAATAACTGTGCGCCCCAAAACCGCTGACGGTTCCCAGGCAAACCTCGGAAATTACGGAATTTTTGCGGAAGGATTCCCTGGCGAAAATATTGCTCAAATGCACCTCCACCACCGGCAGAGGCGTTGCCTCAATGGCGTCGCGCAGACTGTAGGAATAGTGGGTTAAGGCGCCGGCGTTAATCACTATGCCGTCGCTCGCCTCGCGGGCCAGGTGAATTCTGTCGATGATCTGACCTTCGTGGTTGCTCTGAAAAAACTCAAATTCCAGCTCTGGAAAATGGTTTTTGATTTTTTGATTTAACTGCTCCAGGGTAAACGTCCCGTAAATCTCGGGATTTCGCTGCCCCAGCAGATTAAGGTTCGGGCCGTGAATGACAAGAATTTTCATTGGTTACGCTCCTTTACTCTAAATCCAGAATCAGGCCGTCATAGGCAAAGGCCATGTTTTCCGGCAATTGTTGGCTGTGACGTTCATGATCGATGATGTGATTCATGTGCGTGAAATAGGTTTTTCGCGCGCCGATCTTCTGCGCCTCCTGAATGGCTTCGTCCAGCGACATGTGCGAAGGATGCGGTTTTTCGCGCAGGGCGTCCAGCACCAGCACATCCAGATTTTTAAGCAGCGCATAGCTCTCCGGCGGAATGGTTTTGACGTCTGTGCAGTAGGCAAAGTTACCGATACGATAGCCATAGGTAAGGCTGTCTCCATGTCTTAGGGTAATCGGCGTAACCAAAACACCTTCCACCTTTGTAGAGCCTTCCATAAGATGGGCGCTTAAGTTGGGGATGCCGGGCTGAAGGCTTCCCCCGTCATTCTGAAAGGCGTAATCAAAAATCTTAGTCAGGCGCCGTAACGTTTCTTTATTTGCGTACGCCGGAATACGCTTTTTAAGCAGATAATTAAAGCGCCGCACTTCATCCAAACCGTAAATATGGTCGGCGTGACCGTGCGTGTACAAAATGGCGTCAATTTTGGGGAAGGGATGGCGCAAAAATTGCTCGCGCATATCCATGGACGTATCGATTAAAAGATGTTTGCCATCGACTTCAATCATCACCGAACAGCGCAGCCGTTTGTTTTTAGGATTGGTTGAACGGCACACAGCGCAATCACAATTAATCACCGGAACGCCGCCCGATGTGCCGGTTCCCAGAAACGTAACACGCATCACTTTCCCTCTGTCAAAATTTCAAAAGCCTGTTTTAAAAGACGCTGATCTTCCACCTGATAAAAAAGATGCCGGCCGATTTCTTTAATCAGCACCAGACGAATCTTGCCGTCTTTCACCTTTTTGTCCAGGGTCATTCGTTGCACCAGGCGCTGTAAATCAAGCCCTTTTCCGTCAAAAGCAATGGGCACCTGATTCAGCAGTCGCAAACCGCGCTCAAAATCTTCACGTTGCAAAATACCGTTCTGAACGGCAAACTGCAAGGCGCATTTCATGCCCAGAATCACCGCCTCGCCATGTTTTAAAGAAGCGAACTTAAAATCGGCTTCCAGCGCATGACCAAAGGTATGGCCAAAATTCAACACCATGCGTAAATTACTCTCTTTTTCGTCCTGCATAACGATATCGGCCTTGATTCGCGCCGATTCGTTGATCAGGTAACTTAGAACGGCGACATCCTTATTTAACGCCGCCGGTAATTTTTTTTCAAGATACTCAAACAGGGCTTTGTCCAGCGACAGCCCGTACTTGATCACCTCGCCCAGGCCGCAGCGTATCTCTTCGTCGGGCAGGGTTTGTAACAGTTGCGCGTCGCTAAAAACAAACAACGGTTGCTTAAAAGCGCCGATCAAATTTTTGCCCAGGGGATGGTTGATGCCCACCTTGCCGCCGATGCTGCTATCGACCTGAGCCAGAAGCGTGGTGGGATATTGCACAAAAGGCACGCCGCGCAAAAAGGTGGCCGCCACAAAACCGGCCAGATCGCCCACCACCCCGCCGCCAAAACCGATGATCAGAGCGCCGCGTTCAAAGCGACGACTTAAAAGCTCCGTGTAAAGCCGCTGCAATTCTTCAAAAGATTTGGCCTGTTCGCTGTCCGGAACAAACAGCACGGCTTTTTCGGCCTGCTTCGGGAGCTGGCTTTCCAGTTTATCGCCATGCAAACGCCAGACGCGTTCGTTGGTTATCACGACAATCTGCCGACCGCCATAAAATTGGTTTAGCGCCTCTCCAAAGCGGCGCCAGATGCCATTTCCCACAAAGATCGGATAGGAGGTGTGCGCTAACTTTACGTCAATTTTTTCCATGATGTTCTTTCCGGTAAAGTTCAATCAGAATTAACAATTTTTCGGCCACCTGTTCAGCTTCCAGGCCGTCGCGATCGATGATGATGTCCGCCTGCAGGTAAAGTCCTTCCCTCTTTTGCAGTAAATCTTCAATCCGTTTTACCAAAATGGCTTCACGATCCGGCGCCTCATCCACATCTAACAGAGGCCGTTTGCGCGAATGGGCCACGCGTTTAAAAATTGCCTCAGGCGCGCTCTTCAGGTAAATCACTATGCCCGAACGGTGAATGTTTTCCAGGCTGCGGCTGTCGTTCAGGGCGCCGCCGCCCAGAGCTACCACGCGGGGCGCGGGATGCTGGCTCACCTGTCGAACGATTTCGGCTTCCTGTTTACGAAAAAAGGCCTCGCCCTCTTCTTCAAAAATCCGGCGTACCGTTTTGCCGACCATCTTTTCAATTTCCTGGTCTGTATCTACAAACGGCAGGTTCAGCAAGTCTGCCAGATGTCTGCCAATACGCGATTTACCGGCGCCCATAAAGCCGGTCAGATAAATATGTCTCTTTTTCATTCTCCCCTGCCATGTTAGCGATCGAACAGGTTGGTTTGTTTTTCCAGCAATTTACGCAAAAACGACGGGCGATGAATGGCGCAGGGCCCGTACTTTAAAATTTTTTCCTGATGCTCCCTCGTGCCATAACCTTTGTGTTTTTCGAAACCGTACTGCGGAAACTGCGCCGCGTACTCTTCCATCAGGCTGTCGCGATGCACTTTGGCCAGGATGCTGGCCGCAGCGATGACCTGCGAGCGGCGGTCGCCGCCAACCACAGCCTGTCCCTTTAAGGCCTGGCCGCATCCATTAATAAAAAGCGCAGGGAAATCCCGCCCGTCAATCAGCAGATAATCCGGTCTGATTTCTAAACGCTGCACGGCGCGCTGCATGGCCAGAAAGGTGGCTTTTAAAATATTCATTTGCTGGATTTCCTGCGCCGTGGCCAGGCCAATGCCGTAAGCAAGAGCTTTTTCTTTAATCTGCAGAGCCAGTCGTTCGCGCTGCCCGGCGTTTAACTTTTTGGAATCGTTAATCTCCGCCATTTTTAGATCAGGATTAAAAATTACGGCAGCGGCCACCACCGGCCCGGCCAGCGGCCCGCGTCCGGCCTCGTCTATCCCGCAAAGGTATTGAATGCCCGCCTGCCAGAACTGTTGATCGTAGCAGAACAGGGCATCGCTCGTTTCCGATTTAATTTTTCTTTTCAAAATAGGCGCCCGTGCTAAAGATTCTTTAATTGCAAGGTTAATTTAAAGGTCAGGCGCATTTTTTTCAACCGCAGGTCAAAAAAAATGGATTTTTGTATTTGCTGTCGGTGTGCGCTTTTTAAGAAAGTGAAATTTGAATTCGGCTACAGGGGGAAGGGAGGAAAAGCGTAAGAGGGCGAGACAAAGACAGTCAAAGGGGGAACGCATTGAATTACAAAAGGCAGTCTCCCATGTCATTTCGACGAGCCCGTCCTACAATCCTCTCCTGTCATTTCGACGAGCCCGTCCCACGGGCGAGGAGAAATCTTTTCAAAACTTTCCGCGAATAAGATTTCTCATCTCCCGCCACGGCGAGACAAAGACAGTCAAGGGGGAAGCGCATTGAATGACAAAAGGCAGTCTCCCATGTCATTTCGACGAAC
This sequence is a window from Caldithrix abyssi DSM 13497. Protein-coding genes within it:
- the aroQ gene encoding type II 3-dehydroquinate dehydratase, with product MKILVIHGPNLNLLGQRNPEIYGTFTLEQLNQKIKNHFPELEFEFFQSNHEGQIIDRIHLAREASDGIVINAGALTHYSYSLRDAIEATPLPVVEVHLSNIFARESFRKNSVISEVCLGTVSGFGAHSYLLGVEALKEHLKQ
- a CDS encoding MBL fold metallo-hydrolase — encoded protein: MRVTFLGTGTSGGVPVINCDCAVCRSTNPKNKRLRCSVMIEVDGKHLLIDTSMDMREQFLRHPFPKIDAILYTHGHADHIYGLDEVRRFNYLLKKRIPAYANKETLRRLTKIFDYAFQNDGGSLQPGIPNLSAHLMEGSTKVEGVLVTPITLRHGDSLTYGYRIGNFAYCTDVKTIPPESYALLKNLDVLVLDALREKPHPSHMSLDEAIQEAQKIGARKTYFTHMNHIIDHERHSQQLPENMAFAYDGLILDLE
- the aroB gene encoding 3-dehydroquinate synthase; the encoded protein is MEKIDVKLAHTSYPIFVGNGIWRRFGEALNQFYGGRQIVVITNERVWRLHGDKLESQLPKQAEKAVLFVPDSEQAKSFEELQRLYTELLSRRFERGALIIGFGGGVVGDLAGFVAATFLRGVPFVQYPTTLLAQVDSSIGGKVGINHPLGKNLIGAFKQPLFVFSDAQLLQTLPDEEIRCGLGEVIKYGLSLDKALFEYLEKKLPAALNKDVAVLSYLINESARIKADIVMQDEKESNLRMVLNFGHTFGHALEADFKFASLKHGEAVILGMKCALQFAVQNGILQREDFERGLRLLNQVPIAFDGKGLDLQRLVQRMTLDKKVKDGKIRLVLIKEIGRHLFYQVEDQRLLKQAFEILTEGK
- a CDS encoding shikimate kinase, which encodes MKKRHIYLTGFMGAGKSRIGRHLADLLNLPFVDTDQEIEKMVGKTVRRIFEEEGEAFFRKQEAEIVRQVSQHPAPRVVALGGGALNDSRSLENIHRSGIVIYLKSAPEAIFKRVAHSRKRPLLDVDEAPDREAILVKRIEDLLQKREGLYLQADIIIDRDGLEAEQVAEKLLILIELYRKEHHGKN
- a CDS encoding ribonuclease HII, which codes for MKRKIKSETSDALFCYDQQFWQAGIQYLCGIDEAGRGPLAGPVVAAAVIFNPDLKMAEINDSKKLNAGQRERLALQIKEKALAYGIGLATAQEIQQMNILKATFLAMQRAVQRLEIRPDYLLIDGRDFPALFINGCGQALKGQAVVGGDRRSQVIAAASILAKVHRDSLMEEYAAQFPQYGFEKHKGYGTREHQEKILKYGPCAIHRPSFLRKLLEKQTNLFDR